Proteins from one Oncorhynchus masou masou isolate Uvic2021 chromosome 12, UVic_Omas_1.1, whole genome shotgun sequence genomic window:
- the LOC135549528 gene encoding CCN family member 2-like isoform X1, producing the protein MSEEIITRMCLFLLIVCSTMAQDCTDPCDCPSDPPPCPFGTSLVLDGCGCCKVCARQAGEPCTLLEPCDHHRGLYCDYAMLSDTEHGICMAQEGQTCGLGGVIYRSGETFQPSCKHQCVCMNGEIGCVPTCASDVWLPSPDCPYPRRIQIPGKCCEEWVCDQSPQDHPYQSAMAGSEIHPLVSSSPLSVYREVSAHGPVPVESPRENCIVQTTKWDECSATCGMGVSSRVTNDNERCQLERQTRICMIRPCHVEQEKDIKRGKKCVRTPKSSRGVRFQLSGCSTRRVYKPKFCGVCTDGRCCTPHSTVTAEVEFHCPEGDAFRRKMMFVKTCSCHHDCPRDNDIFLASHTRRMIGDYDNDM; encoded by the exons ATGTCCGAGGAAATTATTACCAGAATGTGCCTTTTTCTACTCATCGTCTGCTCG ACAATGGCCCAGGACTGTACCGATCCCTGTGACTGTCCCTCGGACCCCCCTCCATGCCCGTTTGGTACCAGCCTTGTTCTGGATGGCTGTGGTTGCTGTAAGGTGTGTGCCAGGCAAGCCGGCGAGCCCTGTACCCTCCTGGAGCCATGTGACCACCACAGGGGGCTTTACTGTGATTATGCCATGCTGAGTGACACTGAGCACGGCATCTGCATGG CCCAGGAAGGCCAGACGTGCGGCCTGGGAGGAGTCATCTACCGCAGTGGAGAGACCTTTCAGCCCAGCTGCAAGCACCAGTGCGTCTGTATGAACGGAGAGATCGGCTGCGTGCCAACCTGTGCCAGCGACGTGTGGCTGCCCTCCCCAGACTGCCCGTACCCACGCCGCATCCAGATCCCTGGGAAGTGCTGTGAGGAGTGGGTGTGTGATCAGAGCCCTCAGGACCACCCCTATCAGTCAGCCATGGCTG gATCTGAAATTCACCCCTTGGTCTCTTCTTCCCCTCTGTCAGTCTACAGAGAGGTGTCAGCCCACGGGCCGGTCCCGGTGGAGAGCCCCAGGGAGAACTGCATCGTCCAGACCACCAAATGGGACGAGTGCTCGGCCACCTGCGGCATGGGCGTGTCGTCCCGCGTCACCAACGACAACGAGCGGTGCCAGCTGGAGAGGCAGACCCGTATCTGTATGATCCGGCCCTGCCACGTGGAGCAAGAGAAGGACATCAAG AGGGGGAAGAAGTGTGTACGGACCCCCAAGTCCTCGCGAGGTGTGCGTTTCCAGCTGTCAGGCTGCAGCACCAGGAGGGTCTACAAGCCCAAGTTCTGTGGCGTGTGTACGGACGGGCGCtgctgcaccccccacagcaccGTCACCGCAGAGGTGGAGTTCCACTGTCCCGAGGGAGACGCCTTCAGACGCAAGATGATGTTCGTCAAGACATGCTCCTGTCACCACGACTGTCCCCGAGACAATGACATCTTCCTGGCTTCGCACACACGCAGGATGATCGGGGACTATGACAACGATATGTAA
- the LOC135549528 gene encoding CCN family member 2-like isoform X2 encodes MSEEIITRMCLFLLIVCSTMAQDCTDPCDCPSDPPPCPFGTSLVLDGCGCCKVCARQAGEPCTLLEPCDHHRGLYCDYAMLSDTEHGICMAQEGQTCGLGGVIYRSGETFQPSCKHQCVCMNGEIGCVPTCASDVWLPSPDCPYPRRIQIPGKCCEEWVCDQSPQDHPYQSAMAVYREVSAHGPVPVESPRENCIVQTTKWDECSATCGMGVSSRVTNDNERCQLERQTRICMIRPCHVEQEKDIKRGKKCVRTPKSSRGVRFQLSGCSTRRVYKPKFCGVCTDGRCCTPHSTVTAEVEFHCPEGDAFRRKMMFVKTCSCHHDCPRDNDIFLASHTRRMIGDYDNDM; translated from the exons ATGTCCGAGGAAATTATTACCAGAATGTGCCTTTTTCTACTCATCGTCTGCTCG ACAATGGCCCAGGACTGTACCGATCCCTGTGACTGTCCCTCGGACCCCCCTCCATGCCCGTTTGGTACCAGCCTTGTTCTGGATGGCTGTGGTTGCTGTAAGGTGTGTGCCAGGCAAGCCGGCGAGCCCTGTACCCTCCTGGAGCCATGTGACCACCACAGGGGGCTTTACTGTGATTATGCCATGCTGAGTGACACTGAGCACGGCATCTGCATGG CCCAGGAAGGCCAGACGTGCGGCCTGGGAGGAGTCATCTACCGCAGTGGAGAGACCTTTCAGCCCAGCTGCAAGCACCAGTGCGTCTGTATGAACGGAGAGATCGGCTGCGTGCCAACCTGTGCCAGCGACGTGTGGCTGCCCTCCCCAGACTGCCCGTACCCACGCCGCATCCAGATCCCTGGGAAGTGCTGTGAGGAGTGGGTGTGTGATCAGAGCCCTCAGGACCACCCCTATCAGTCAGCCATGGCTG TCTACAGAGAGGTGTCAGCCCACGGGCCGGTCCCGGTGGAGAGCCCCAGGGAGAACTGCATCGTCCAGACCACCAAATGGGACGAGTGCTCGGCCACCTGCGGCATGGGCGTGTCGTCCCGCGTCACCAACGACAACGAGCGGTGCCAGCTGGAGAGGCAGACCCGTATCTGTATGATCCGGCCCTGCCACGTGGAGCAAGAGAAGGACATCAAG AGGGGGAAGAAGTGTGTACGGACCCCCAAGTCCTCGCGAGGTGTGCGTTTCCAGCTGTCAGGCTGCAGCACCAGGAGGGTCTACAAGCCCAAGTTCTGTGGCGTGTGTACGGACGGGCGCtgctgcaccccccacagcaccGTCACCGCAGAGGTGGAGTTCCACTGTCCCGAGGGAGACGCCTTCAGACGCAAGATGATGTTCGTCAAGACATGCTCCTGTCACCACGACTGTCCCCGAGACAATGACATCTTCCTGGCTTCGCACACACGCAGGATGATCGGGGACTATGACAACGATATGTAA